A stretch of Mesoplodon densirostris isolate mMesDen1 chromosome 7, mMesDen1 primary haplotype, whole genome shotgun sequence DNA encodes these proteins:
- the PUS3 gene encoding tRNA pseudouridine(38/39) synthase, translating to MAENDIERIQTEKLLKRVQELEQEVQRLKKEQANNKDSNVRENSSGAVKAKRAFDFSAHGRRHVALKIAYLGWGYQGFASQENTNNTIEEKLFEALTKTRLVENRQTSNYHRCGRTDKGVSAFGQVISLDLRSHFPKGRDSEDFNLKDEVNDAAVEIRYTHILNRVLPPDIRVLAWAPVEPSFSARFSCLERTYRYFFPCADLDIVTMNNAAQKYVGTHDFRNLCKMDVANGVINFQRTILSAQVQLVGQSLAEERWQEPFQLCQFEVIGQAFLYHQVRCMMAILFLIGQGMEKPEVIDELLNIEKNPQKPQYSMAVEFPLVLYDCKFENIKWIYDREVQEFNVTHLQQLWANHAVKTQMLYSMLQGLDSVAVPCRTGPKVDGVIEWRNVKPSIIKQTSAFVEGVKMRTYKALMDRPKCQGLESRIQHFVRRGRIEHPHLFHDEETKAKRDCNDTLEEENTILEKPTKRVCVDTEIKSII from the exons ATGGCTGAAAATGACATAGAAAGAATCCAGACTGAGAAACTCCTAAAAAGAGTGCAAGAACTGGAGCAGGAGGTACAGAGACTTAAAAAAGAACAGGCCAACAACAAGGACTCAAACGTTAGAGAAAATTCTTCAGGAGCTGTAAAAGCTAAGCGTGCATTTGATTTCAGCGCTCACGGCCGAAGACACGTAGCCCTAAAGATAGCCTATCTGGGCTGGGGATATCAGGGCTTTGCCAGTCAGGAAAACACAAACAATACAATAGAAGAGAAACTGTTTGAGGCTCTAACCAAGACTCGACTAGTAGAAAACAGACAGACATCCAACTATCACCGGTGTGGGCGAACAGACAAAGGAGTTAGTGCCTTTGGACAG GTGATTTCTCTTGACCTACGTTCTCACTTTCCAAAGGGCAGGGATTCAGaggattttaatttaaaagatgaaGTCAATGATGCGGCTGTAGAGATCCGTTATACCCACATTCTCAATCGGGTGCTCCCTCCAGACATCCGTGTACTGGCCTGGGCTCCCGTAGAACCTAGCTTCAGTGCTAGGTTCAGCTGTCTTGAGAGGACCTACCGCTATTTCTTCCCTTGTGCTGACTTAGACATTGTAACCATGAACAATGCAGCTCAGAAGTACGTTGGCACACATGATTTTAGGAACTTATGTAAAATGGATGTAGCCAACGGGGTGATTAATTTTCAGAGGACTATTCTGTCTGCTCAAGTGCAGCTAGTAGGCCAGAGCCTGGCTGAGGAGAGATGGCAAGAACCCTTTCAGTTATGTCAGTTTGAAGTGATTGGCCAGGCGTTCCTTTACCATCAAGTCCGCTGTATGATGGCTATCCTTTTTCTGATTGGCCAAGGAATGGAGAAGCCAGAGGTTATTGATGAGCTGCTGAACATAGAGAAAAATCCCCAGAAGCCTCAATACag taTGGCTGTAGAATTTCCTTTAGTCTTATATGACTGTAAGTTTGAAAATATTAAGTGGATCTATGACCGGGAAGTTCAGGAGTTCAATGTTACCCACCTTCAGCAACTATGGGCTAATCATGCTGTTAAAACTCAGATGTTGTATAGTATGCTACAAGGACTGGACTCTGTTGCGGTACCCTGTAGGACAG GACCAAAGGTGGATGGAGTGATAGAATGGAGAAATGTTAAGCCCTCTATCATAAAGCAGACCAGTGCCTTTGTAGAAGGAGTGAAAATGCGCACTTATAAGGCCCTAATGGATCGTCCTAAATGCCAAGGATTAGAATCCCGGATCCAGCATTTTGTACGTAGGGGACGCATTGAGCACCCACATTTATTCCATGACgaagaaacaaaagccaaaagggACTGTAATGACACACTAGAGGAAGAAAATACTATTTTGGAGAAACCAACAAAGAGAGTTTGTGTTGATACAGAAATTAAAAGCATCATTTAA